Part of the Streptomyces sp. WMMC500 genome is shown below.
CACCAGAGCACCATAACCAGCAAATATGCCTTAATCGGCCACGTACCGGCAGAGCATGTCGCGCGACCACGCCCCCGCGAGCGCCCGAAAGGCCGGTCACACGCCTGCCGCACGCACCGAGGGGCCGGCGGGGTCCGCGACCGGACCCCGCCGGCCACGGGCCGAGCCGGCGATCAGGCCCGCGGCGGCAAGGGTCGCCGCGCCGGTGGCCAGACCGGCGATGTGCAGCCCGCGCACGAAGCCGTGAGCGTACTGTTCGCTGCCCACACTGGACCCCGCCTGGGCGGCGACGATCAGGCCGAGTACAGCCACGCCCAGCGCCGTGCCCACTTGCCGCGTGGTGCTGATGCAGGCAGCGCCGAGCCCGGAGCGCTGCACCGGCAGCGCCGCCACCCCGGCCAGTTGGGTGGGGCCGATGGACGCCCCCATGCCGGCGCCGAGCAGGACGGACAAGGCGGCGAACGGCCAGAAGCCCGTGTCCGGCGCAAGCAGCGCCAAGCCGGCGAGGGCCGCACCCGAGAGCGCGTAGCCGGCGGTCATCACGGTTGTCGTACGGAAGCGGGCGCACAGCCTGGTGGCGAACGGGGAGACGGCGCTGAGACTGAGGGTCAGCGGCAGGAAGCGCAGCCCCGTCGACATGGCGGAGTGCCCCTGGACCTGCTGGAGATAGAGCGAGAGCAGGAAGAACACGGCGCTGGTGCCGAAGCCCAGGACGAACGAGGCGACGTTGGGCACCGTGAACCGGGCGTCGCGGAAGAGCCGCAGGGGCAGCATCGGCGGGGCGCCGTGCCGTTCGGCCAGCACGAAGCCCGCGGCGGCGACCGCCGCCACGGCCAGCGAGGTGAGGGTCTGCGCGGAGGACCAGCCGTACTCCCGGCTCTCGATCAGCCCGTACGTGAGCGTGCCCAGCATCACCAGCCCCAGGACCTGCCCCGCGGGGTCGAATGCCGCGTGCTCCGGGTCGGAACTCTCGGGGATGGCGCGGACGCCGAGCCACAACGCGGCCAGGCCCACCGGCAGGTTGATGACGAAGATGCCGCGCCAGCCCACCGCGTCCACCAGAAGACCGCCGAGCAACGGCCCTGCGACGATCGCGGCCCCGGCGACGGCGCCGTTGATCCCGAGCATCCGCGCCCGCGCATGCGGCTCCGGAAACGCCTGGACGAGATTCGACAGCGTTCCGGTGAACACCAGGGCCGCGGCCGCGCCCTGCACCGCCCGCGCGGCGATGAGCCCTCCGCTGGTGGGCGCGGCGGCGCAGGCGATCGAGGCGAGGGTGAAGACGGCCACGCCCGCGAGGTAGGCGCGCTTACGGCCCCAGCGGTCGCCGACCGCGCCGCTGGACAGCAGCAGCGCGGACAGCGGCAGGGTGTAGGCGTCGACGATCCATTGCATGCCCGACGTCCCGGTGTCCAGATCAGCGCCGATGTCGGGCAGGGCGACGGTCACGATCGAGACGTCGAGCAGGGCGATGAACGCGCCGAGCATCAGTCCGAGGGGTAGCCGCCAACCAGGGCGTGCGGGCATGAGCGGTCCTTTCGACAACGGTTTTCATTGCGGCGGGACCACGGTGCTACCTAAAGTCGACTTGATGTCAAACAACAACCGCAACGGCGATGGCACGGCGTCGTATGGCGTCGGCGAGGTGGCGACCCGTTTCCAGGTCGCCGTCTCCACCCTGCACTGGTGGGAGAAGCAGGGACTTCTCACGCCGGCCCGCCACGCGGGGCGGCGGGTGTACGGCGACACCGACCTCCGCCGCATCGCACTGATCCAACTCCTGCAGGGCACGGCGATGATGAGCCTGCCCGAGATCGCCGCCCTCCTCGCGGGCGGCACCGCCGACCGCGACTGGCGCACCGCGGTGGGGCAACGACTGGCCGTGTGCGACGAGCAGTTGGCACGGCTCACCTCGGCTCGCGCCTACCTGGCCCACATGCTCACCTGCCCGAGCGAGCATCCCGTGGACACGTGCCCCTATCTTGCGGAGGAGATCGACGCCTACCTGGCGATCACGCCGGACGGCTGAGGAAGGGCACCGACACCAACTGGGCGTTCGAGGCCGAGGACACGTACACCCTCACCTTCCATGCGGGCGGCACGAACGCGCCGGTGGCGACGAGGACGATGAGGCCGCCGGCGGCGAGGTTGCGGTGGTACGACACCGCCGGGCACACCCCGGTGCTCCTGACGGGCGGCCTGCTGACCGTGGCCGCCTCCCTGGCCGCGCTGGCCGTGCCCGGAGCACACCGGCTCTCCGACCCCCGGCCGCGCGGGCGGGCGGAGGTGACGAAGCCGTGAGCGGCGCCCCGGATCCGGCCGCCGTGGCCTCGGTCACCCGCACCTGGGAGGGGCGGGCCGCGCGCTACGACCGCTACTACCGTGCCTACGCGGAGGCGGGCCGGGACGTATGGCGAGCGCTGTACCGCGACGCGATCGCCGCGCTGCTCGGCCCGGCTGAGCCGCCCCTGCGGGTGCTGGACGTGGGCACCGGCACCGGCTTCGCCGCGGTGTTGCTCGCCGAACTGGGCCACGAGGTCACCGGCATGGACGCCTCGGAACGCATGCTGACGGGAGCCCGCGCCGAAGCCGCACGGCGCGGCGTCACCATCCGATGGCGCCACGGCGACGGACACACCCCGCCGGAAGGCCCGTACGACCTTGTGACCTGCCGGTACGTGCTGTGGACCCTGCCGACGCCCGAGGCGGCCCTTGCGGCATGGGCCCGGGCGCTGCGCCCCGCCGGCGCGGTGCTGATCGCCGACGGCCTGTGGCACACCGCCCGCCAGCTACTCCGCTTCCCCCGGCTGCTCCCCGGAGCCGCGCGCGACTACCTGGGCATGGGACGGACCCTCCCGTACTGGCGCGGCATCACGGCCCCCCAGACGGCCGCGCTGCTGCGGCCGGCCGGGTTCGGCCCGCCGCGACACTTCGAGCACCTGATGCCCCCTCGCCAGCACCGCGACAGCAGGGACTTCTTCATCATCGGTGCAGGACGGGAGAAATAGGACATGATCAGTGCGGCTGACGTGACCTTCGCGTACGACGGAACACCGGTGCTCGCCGGCGTGGGCCTCGAAGCCCGCTCCGGCGTCGTCGGACTCATCGGCCCCAACGGCAGCGGCAAGACCACGTTGCTGCGCATCCTGTACGCGGCGCTCGCCCCGCGCGGCGGCAGCGTGCTGGTCGACGAACAGCCGGTCACTTCCGTCCCCCACCGCGAGCTGCCCCGGCGGATCGCCGTGGTGGCCCAGGAGGCCCCGCCCGAACTCCCGGTCACCGTCGCCGACATGGTGCTGCTCGGCCGCGCGCCCCACCGCTCGGCCTTCCAGGCGTACACCGCCGAGGACCACCGCATCGCCGCCGCCGCACTGCGCCGGGTCGGCATGCGCGACCTCGCCGACCGCAACGTCGCCACCCTCTCCGGCGGCGAGAAACAGCGCACCCTCATCGCCCGCGCACTCGCCCAGCAAGCCCACCACCTGCTGCTCGACGAGCCCACCAACCACCTGGACATCCACTACCAGCACGAGGTCCTGCACCTGGTGCGCAGCCTGGACGTCACCACCGTCGTCGTCCTGCACGACCTCAACCTGGCCGCCCGCTACTGCGACCACCTGGTGCTGCTCGACGAGGGCACCGTGGCCAGCGCCGGACCCACGGCCGAGGTCCTGACCCCCGAGGTACTCGAACCCGTCTACCGGGTGTCCGTCCGCACCCTCCAGGACGAGGACTGCGTGCAACTCGTCTTCCGCCCCCGGGCTCCGGCCACCGCCACGCTCCAGGAAGACGGTCAGCGATGACCCACCTGGCCCGTGCCACACGGGCAGGTCGGCGGCGCTGCGGCCGGGGGGTGGGCCGAGAAGGACTCAGATCACCGGGCGAGGACGAGGTTGTGCAGCGGGGCGATGCCGAGCATGACGTGGTGAACGCCGTCGCCTTTCGGCCGGCAGTCGCGAAGGATCTTCCAGCCCTTCAACCGGGCGGAGACGTGCTCTACGCGGGCACGGACCCTGCGGCGCGAGGCGTTGTGTTCCTCCTTCCAGGCCGGTACCCCGGTAGTTCGCAAGGGCATACCCGAGTACTCCGATGTCGATGCCGGCCCGCACCCGAACCGGGCCTGGGCGCGCCGCGGCGCCCGCGCCCAGCGCCTGGAAGCCGACCCCACCACTGCACCGGTGGCCTCCTGGATGTTCGCGCAACGCCGCGCAGGCAACAGCAACGCGCGCATCGCCCGCTGGAACCCGGCCCACCGCTGCCGCCACGGCCGCACCAGCGCCACCGGCCCCGGCACGGACCTGCCCCGCAACACCTACATCCGTGAGGACCGCATCCTGGGCCGCCTGCCCGCCCTGCTGCTCCGCCTCACCGAAGGCGACGAGCCGACAGATCCCGAAGCGGCTGCCGCCCGGCTGCGGGCCGGGAACGTGACGTTGACCTACGACCCGGCGGACCAGACCCTGACCGCCGGCACCCCGACGAGAGAAAGGATCCGCATCTGCTGAGCAGCGCCCCCTCCACCACCGGGGACGGGCTCAGCAAAATGCACCCGTCCCTCACTCCAGGTGAGGTCCGGGTGCCGATCACGCCTGCCCCCGAATCCGCGATCATGGGGCGATTATGTGTCCGAGGGGCAAGTTGACCACTACACCCACGCCCTCGCCCAGAGAGCACGGCTACCGTTGGGTTGATCGACCCGCGACGCCGAGGCGGTGGGCCGTGAGACGAGAACCCACAACCAACGAATATGAGTCCACCCGCAGCCGTTCCGACGGTGACGCAGAATCCCAGTGTGCCCCCGTCCGTCCAGGTGCGGCCGGGGCCGCATGACGTGCGGTCCCAGCCTGACCCACCCCATCCGCAGTCGTCCGTTCACTCAAGACCCACGCAAAGCGAAGACCGGGGACCCGCGCACTCCCCTGAGACATGGGCACGCACTCCGTGAATGACGGGACGATCGCAAGACGAATTCGGTGTGCGGCCCCCTCTGCGGTGGCCCGGCGCTTCCTGACGACGCGGTTCGGACCACCGCACTGCGCTCACTCGTAACGCTCGCCCTTCTCCGCCTTGGCCAGCAGCGAGGCGGGGGGCTCGAACCGCTTCCCGTACCTGTCGGCAAGTTCCCGGGCGCGGGCGGCGAACCCGGCCGGGCCGCCGCGGTATCCGTTGATGTACTGCAGCACACCGCCGGTCCATGCGGGGAAGCCGATGCCCAGGATCGAGCCGACGTTCGCGTCCGCCACCGACCGCAGCACGCCCTCGTCCAGGCAGCGGACCGAATCCAGCGCTTCCGCGAAGAGCATCCTCTCCTGCATGTCCTCGAACGGGATCTCGCGGTCCCGTGCGGTGAAGTGCTCGTGCAGTCCGGGCCACAGACCGGTGCGCTTGCCGTCCTCGTACGCGTAGAAGCCGGCGCCGGTGGAGCGTCCGCCGCGCTCGAACTCGTCGATCATGCGGTCGACGACTGCCTCCGAGCCGTGCGGGCTCCACTTCCCCCCCTCGGCCAGGGTCGCTGCCTTCGTCTCCTCGCGGATCTTGCGCGGCAGGGTCAGGGTGAGTTCGTCGAGGAGCTGCAGGGGCGGTGCCGGGTAGCCCGCCTGCGATCCCGCCTGCTCGATCGAGGCGGGCTGGAGCCCTTCGCCGACCATCGCCACCGCTTCGTCGATGAACTTGCCGATGACGCGGCTGGTGAAGAAGCCGCGACTGTCATTGACGACGATGGGCGTCTTGCCGATCTGCCGCGCGATGTCGATGGCCTTCGCGACCGTGGCGGCACCGGTCTTCTCACCGGTGATGATCTCCAGGAGCGGCATCTTGTCGACGGGCGAGAAGAAGTGCAGGCCGATGAAGTCCTCCGGGCGCCCGACGCCTTCGGCAAGTCCGGTGATCGGCAGCGTGGACGTGTTCGACCCCAGGACCGCGTCCGGCGCCACAACGTCCTCGATCTCCGCGAAGACGCGGTGCTTGAGCTCCGGGTCCTCGAAGACCGCTTCGATGACCAGATCGCAGTCGGCGAGGTCCGCGGGTTCGGCGGTCGGCGTGATGCGGGCGAGGACCTGGTCGGCCTTCTCGCGGGACATCCGCCCCCGGGCCACGGCCTTGCCGAGCACCTTCTCGGAGTACTGCCTGCCCTTGGCAGCCGCTTCGGGCGAGACGTCCTTGACGACGACCTCGAGACCGCCACGGGCGCAGGAGTAGGCGATCCCGGCGCCCATCATGCCGGCGCCGAGCACGGCCACCTTGCGGGCGGTGTGCGGCGCGTGGCCCTCGGGGCGGCTGCCGCCGGAGTTGATGTGCTGCATGTCGTAGAAGAACGCCTGCATCATGTTCTTCGCGACCTGGCCCGTCATCAGCTCGACGAGGTAGCCGGTCTCGATCTCCAGGCCCGACTCCAGGTCGACCTGGGCGCTCTCGACTGCCGCGGAGAGGATGTTGCGCGGTGCCGGCATGTTCGCGCCCTTGAGCTGCCTGCGCAGATTCGCCGGGTAGGCCGGGAGGCTGGCGGCGACCTTCGGGTGAGAGGGGGTTCCGCCGGGGATGCGGTACCCCCTTTCGTCCCACGGCTGCGCGGCTTCCGGATTGGCCTTGATCCATTCACGGGCCTTGGCCAGGAGCTCCTCCGGCGTCTCGGCGAGCTCATGCACGAGGCCCTTGGCC
Proteins encoded:
- a CDS encoding MerR family transcriptional regulator, with the protein product MSNNNRNGDGTASYGVGEVATRFQVAVSTLHWWEKQGLLTPARHAGRRVYGDTDLRRIALIQLLQGTAMMSLPEIAALLAGGTADRDWRTAVGQRLAVCDEQLARLTSARAYLAHMLTCPSEHPVDTCPYLAEEIDAYLAITPDG
- a CDS encoding class I SAM-dependent methyltransferase; this encodes MSGAPDPAAVASVTRTWEGRAARYDRYYRAYAEAGRDVWRALYRDAIAALLGPAEPPLRVLDVGTGTGFAAVLLAELGHEVTGMDASERMLTGARAEAARRGVTIRWRHGDGHTPPEGPYDLVTCRYVLWTLPTPEAALAAWARALRPAGAVLIADGLWHTARQLLRFPRLLPGAARDYLGMGRTLPYWRGITAPQTAALLRPAGFGPPRHFEHLMPPRQHRDSRDFFIIGAGREK
- a CDS encoding ABC transporter ATP-binding protein, which translates into the protein MISAADVTFAYDGTPVLAGVGLEARSGVVGLIGPNGSGKTTLLRILYAALAPRGGSVLVDEQPVTSVPHRELPRRIAVVAQEAPPELPVTVADMVLLGRAPHRSAFQAYTAEDHRIAAAALRRVGMRDLADRNVATLSGGEKQRTLIARALAQQAHHLLLDEPTNHLDIHYQHEVLHLVRSLDVTTVVVLHDLNLAARYCDHLVLLDEGTVASAGPTAEVLTPEVLEPVYRVSVRTLQDEDCVQLVFRPRAPATATLQEDGQR
- a CDS encoding 3-hydroxyacyl-CoA dehydrogenase NAD-binding domain-containing protein, encoding MQENRMIRWEQGPDGIVVLTMDDPDQSVNTMNQTYVDSMEATVTRLAAEQDSITGVVVTSAKKSFFAGGDVGFMSKAENPEDVTDLCRVLKSQLRRLETLGKPVVAAMNGSALGGGYEVALACHLRIALDAPDSRIGLPEVTLGLLPGCGGVSRTVRLLGLEGALTNVLLQGQKYRPQDALAKGLVHELAETPEELLAKAREWIKANPEAAQPWDERGYRIPGGTPSHPKVAASLPAYPANLRRQLKGANMPAPRNILSAAVESAQVDLESGLEIETGYLVELMTGQVAKNMMQAFFYDMQHINSGGSRPEGHAPHTARKVAVLGAGMMGAGIAYSCARGGLEVVVKDVSPEAAAKGRQYSEKVLGKAVARGRMSREKADQVLARITPTAEPADLADCDLVIEAVFEDPELKHRVFAEIEDVVAPDAVLGSNTSTLPITGLAEGVGRPEDFIGLHFFSPVDKMPLLEIITGEKTGAATVAKAIDIARQIGKTPIVVNDSRGFFTSRVIGKFIDEAVAMVGEGLQPASIEQAGSQAGYPAPPLQLLDELTLTLPRKIREETKAATLAEGGKWSPHGSEAVVDRMIDEFERGGRSTGAGFYAYEDGKRTGLWPGLHEHFTARDREIPFEDMQERMLFAEALDSVRCLDEGVLRSVADANVGSILGIGFPAWTGGVLQYINGYRGGPAGFAARARELADRYGKRFEPPASLLAKAEKGERYE
- a CDS encoding DHA2 family efflux MFS transporter permease subunit, encoding MPARPGWRLPLGLMLGAFIALLDVSIVTVALPDIGADLDTGTSGMQWIVDAYTLPLSALLLSSGAVGDRWGRKRAYLAGVAVFTLASIACAAAPTSGGLIAARAVQGAAAALVFTGTLSNLVQAFPEPHARARMLGINGAVAGAAIVAGPLLGGLLVDAVGWRGIFVINLPVGLAALWLGVRAIPESSDPEHAAFDPAGQVLGLVMLGTLTYGLIESREYGWSSAQTLTSLAVAAVAAAGFVLAERHGAPPMLPLRLFRDARFTVPNVASFVLGFGTSAVFFLLSLYLQQVQGHSAMSTGLRFLPLTLSLSAVSPFATRLCARFRTTTVMTAGYALSGAALAGLALLAPDTGFWPFAALSVLLGAGMGASIGPTQLAGVAALPVQRSGLGAACISTTRQVGTALGVAVLGLIVAAQAGSSVGSEQYAHGFVRGLHIAGLATGAATLAAAGLIAGSARGRRGPVADPAGPSVRAAGV